In Coriobacteriaceae bacterium, a single window of DNA contains:
- the thrC gene encoding threonine synthase: MGTYHSTRGRTLSCSSKVAIRTGIAPDGGLFVSDELGTQQVDISSLADKSYFEIAQNVLGMLLNDYTDEEISACVDEAYRGTFASEEVTPLVKLDAAPGTDAPQTYVMELFGGPTSAFKDVALQMLPRLMARTSAQDGGAERIMIVTATSGDTGKAALAGFADAPGTGITVFYPEGKVSRVQNLQMSTQEGDNVAVCGIRGNFDDAQSAVKRIFADKELAERLEAAGTVLSSANSINVGRLVPQVVYYFAAYAQLLRAGAIEAGDAVEFCVPTGNFGDILAGYYAKRMGLPVAKLIVASDKNNVLADFLSTGVYDRNRPFFTTISPSMDILISSNLERMLYFLSDGDCELVAGLMEQLARTGRYEVPADLLAKIQSVFGCGWASEDEVRTAIKSCWDANGYVIDPHTACGYHVFEQVAPAEGAKARVLLSTASPYKFPRACCDALGLDVPEDDFEAMRVLEQATNTVAPVQLAELESKPVRFEDVCDVADMANYVEQAAKKMATN; the protein is encoded by the coding sequence ATGGGAACTTATCATAGTACACGAGGACGCACTTTATCATGCTCAAGTAAGGTGGCAATCCGTACCGGCATCGCTCCCGACGGGGGTTTGTTTGTCTCGGACGAGCTTGGCACCCAGCAGGTCGATATCAGCTCGCTTGCTGATAAATCGTACTTTGAAATCGCTCAAAATGTGTTGGGAATGTTACTGAACGATTACACGGACGAAGAAATTTCGGCGTGTGTCGACGAGGCATACCGCGGCACGTTCGCGAGTGAAGAGGTCACGCCTCTCGTCAAGCTCGACGCAGCACCGGGCACCGACGCCCCTCAGACCTATGTGATGGAGCTCTTTGGCGGCCCCACGAGCGCCTTCAAGGACGTCGCCCTGCAGATGCTCCCCCGCCTCATGGCCCGCACCTCCGCCCAGGACGGCGGCGCCGAGCGCATCATGATCGTCACCGCCACGTCGGGTGACACGGGCAAGGCAGCACTCGCCGGCTTTGCCGACGCCCCGGGCACGGGCATCACCGTCTTTTATCCCGAGGGCAAAGTCAGCCGCGTACAGAATCTGCAGATGTCCACTCAGGAGGGCGATAACGTCGCCGTCTGCGGCATCCGCGGCAACTTTGACGACGCCCAGAGCGCCGTCAAGCGCATCTTTGCCGATAAGGAGCTTGCCGAGCGTCTGGAGGCCGCAGGCACGGTGCTTTCGAGCGCCAACTCCATCAACGTCGGCCGTCTGGTACCGCAGGTCGTCTACTACTTTGCCGCCTATGCGCAGCTGTTGCGCGCCGGCGCCATCGAGGCCGGCGACGCCGTGGAGTTCTGCGTACCGACCGGCAACTTTGGCGATATCCTGGCCGGTTACTATGCCAAGCGCATGGGTCTGCCCGTCGCCAAGCTCATCGTCGCGAGCGACAAGAACAACGTGCTGGCTGACTTCCTGAGCACCGGCGTCTACGACCGCAACCGCCCGTTCTTCACGACCATCTCGCCTTCGATGGACATCCTCATCAGCTCTAACCTGGAGCGCATGCTCTACTTCCTGTCCGATGGCGACTGTGAGCTCGTTGCCGGCCTTATGGAGCAGCTGGCGCGGACTGGTCGCTACGAAGTTCCCGCCGACCTGCTGGCAAAGATTCAGAGCGTCTTTGGCTGCGGTTGGGCCAGCGAGGACGAGGTACGCACTGCCATCAAGAGCTGCTGGGACGCGAACGGCTACGTGATCGACCCGCACACCGCCTGCGGCTATCACGTCTTTGAGCAGGTCGCTCCCGCCGAGGGCGCCAAGGCCCGCGTGCTGCTTTCGACCGCCAGCCCCTACAAGTTCCCGCGCGCCTGCTGCGACGCCCTGGGCCTCGACGTTCCCGAGGACGACTTTGAGGCCATGCGCGTGCTCGAGCAGGCAACCAACACGGTTGCCCCGGTCCAGCTCGCCGAGCTCGAGTCCAAGCCCGTCCGCTTCGAAGACGTCTGCGACGTAGCCGACATGGCCAACTACGTAGAGCAGGCTGCAAAAAAGATGGCTACCAACTAA
- the thrB gene encoding homoserine kinase, producing the protein MIKITVPATSANLGIGYDTLGMAVSLYSHFTFERADKLTITGCPEEFQNENNLVYVSFVDALAAWGEPAFPVAIDIQTDVPVARGLGSSSTCVVAGIMAAAALTGHTVDRAELVRIATEVEGHPDNVAPAILGGAVCSFTPTDSLPQCLRYEVSDRLRFITVIPPYEVHTSEARKVVPQEVPLSTAVWQMGRIAGMTRGLESGNLDLIAAANDDRIQEPYRRRLIPDYNAVRDTCLNGGAKTIWISGSGSTLMAVTDDTIVAKFLQVKLREQFPKCDTHILTCDTEGAQIEYL; encoded by the coding sequence ATGATCAAAATCACCGTCCCCGCCACCAGCGCGAACCTAGGCATTGGCTACGACACCCTCGGCATGGCCGTCAGCCTCTACTCGCACTTCACCTTCGAGCGCGCCGACAAGCTCACCATCACGGGCTGCCCCGAGGAATTCCAAAACGAGAACAACCTGGTCTACGTTAGCTTTGTCGATGCACTGGCCGCATGGGGCGAGCCGGCCTTCCCCGTCGCCATCGACATTCAGACTGACGTTCCCGTCGCCCGCGGCCTGGGCTCCAGCTCCACCTGTGTCGTCGCCGGCATTATGGCCGCCGCCGCGCTGACAGGCCACACCGTCGACCGTGCCGAGCTCGTCCGCATTGCCACCGAGGTCGAGGGCCATCCCGATAACGTCGCCCCCGCTATCCTGGGCGGCGCCGTCTGCTCCTTTACGCCGACCGATTCGCTCCCCCAGTGCCTGCGCTACGAGGTGAGCGATCGCCTGCGTTTTATTACCGTGATTCCTCCCTACGAGGTGCATACGAGCGAGGCGCGCAAGGTCGTGCCGCAGGAGGTTCCGCTCTCCACCGCCGTATGGCAGATGGGCCGCATCGCCGGCATGACGCGCGGTCTTGAGTCCGGCAACCTCGACCTGATTGCCGCCGCCAATGACGACCGCATCCAGGAACCCTATCGTCGCCGTCTGATTCCCGACTACAACGCCGTGCGCGACACCTGCCTTAACGGCGGCGCCAAGACCATCTGGATCAGCGGATCGGGCTCGACCCTTATGGCTGTGACCGACGACACCATCGTGGCAAAGTTCCTGCAGGTCAAGCTGCGCGAGCAGTTCCCTAAGTGTGATACGCATATTCTGACGTGCGACACGGAAGGCGCTCAAATCGAGTACCTGTAG
- the yihA gene encoding ribosome biogenesis GTP-binding protein YihA/YsxC — MADSINYQLAKFVASYGKVSQIPESTCPEVSFVGRSNVGKSSIMNKLFGRKNLVKVSSTPGKTSNINFFEADDVHFVDLPGYGFARRSKAERDRWAELIGDFFDSERSFNLVVSLVDIRHDPSKLDHDMIDYLQGNEFNFIVCLTKADKLSRTQQARQAAAIKKQLNVPAENVIITSSQTGTGIDELKRRIAEACL; from the coding sequence ATGGCCGATTCCATTAACTACCAGCTTGCCAAGTTCGTCGCCAGCTACGGCAAGGTTTCGCAGATCCCCGAGTCCACCTGTCCCGAGGTGAGCTTTGTTGGCCGCTCCAACGTGGGCAAGTCGTCCATTATGAACAAGCTCTTTGGCCGCAAGAACCTGGTGAAGGTTTCGAGCACGCCGGGCAAGACAAGCAACATCAACTTCTTTGAGGCCGACGACGTTCACTTTGTCGACCTGCCGGGCTACGGTTTCGCCCGTCGTTCCAAGGCCGAGCGCGACCGTTGGGCCGAGCTCATCGGCGACTTCTTCGACTCCGAGCGCAGCTTTAACCTGGTCGTGTCGCTGGTGGATATTCGTCACGACCCGAGCAAGCTCGACCATGACATGATCGACTATCTGCAGGGCAACGAGTTCAACTTTATCGTCTGCCTCACCAAGGCCGACAAGCTCAGCCGCACCCAGCAGGCCCGCCAGGCAGCTGCCATCAAAAAGCAACTCAACGTCCCGGCCGAAAACGTAATCATCACAAGCTCCCAAACCGGCACCGGCATCGACGAACTCAAGCGCCGCATCGCCGAAGCCTGCCTCTAA
- the mtnN gene encoding 5'-methylthioadenosine/S-adenosylhomocysteine nucleosidase, with the protein MATIAIIGALEKEIMQIKEELSNVCMVQEAGLNVVTGGLDGLSIVATTAGMGTVNASAATQHLISKYAPQAVVFSGIAGGLNPKLHIDDVVIGKCLRYLDTDTALIAESAPGLEEFVSTPALVDIAADVLAERGFVDASTNETASNEGAKQFLVGTIATGNRFVTGAAMRNDAIEATHADCVGMEGAAIAHVATKNGVDCLVLRAISDNCDEAYDAICDREFDLFEYARAASDITLDIVRRIAAAQ; encoded by the coding sequence ATGGCTACCATCGCGATTATCGGTGCGCTCGAAAAAGAGATCATGCAGATTAAGGAAGAGTTGAGCAACGTTTGCATGGTACAGGAGGCGGGCTTGAACGTTGTGACCGGCGGGCTCGACGGCCTGTCGATTGTCGCCACGACGGCGGGTATGGGCACGGTAAACGCTTCCGCCGCAACACAGCACCTCATTAGCAAGTATGCTCCACAGGCAGTTGTGTTTTCTGGTATCGCAGGTGGCCTGAATCCCAAGCTCCATATCGACGATGTCGTCATTGGCAAATGCCTGCGCTATCTAGATACCGATACCGCGCTTATCGCCGAGTCTGCACCGGGGCTCGAGGAGTTTGTCTCGACGCCCGCGCTGGTCGATATTGCCGCCGATGTGCTTGCTGAGCGTGGGTTTGTTGATGCTTCGACAAATGAGACCGCTTCGAACGAGGGTGCAAAGCAGTTCCTGGTCGGCACGATTGCCACGGGTAACCGCTTTGTGACGGGCGCCGCTATGCGCAATGATGCCATCGAGGCGACGCATGCCGATTGTGTCGGCATGGAGGGCGCGGCAATTGCCCATGTCGCAACCAAAAATGGTGTCGATTGCCTGGTGCTGCGTGCTATCAGCGATAATTGTGACGAGGCGTATGATGCGATTTGCGACCGCGAGTTCGATTTGTTCGAGTATGCGCGTGCCGCAAGCGATATCACGCTCGATATCGTTCGACGCATTGCCGCTGCGCAATAG
- the pflA gene encoding pyruvate formate-lyase-activating protein — MAEMTLEGVDARPEDSAFALGRVHSIETMGTVDGPGIRFVVFVQGCPMRCAYCHNPDTWSVSGGTMVTVEHLMDEFQSNHEFYRSGGITVSGGEPLLQPAFLADLFRAMHNNPDGRVHTCLDSCGYAFDPNHPEKFDTVLNETDMVLLDIKHADPVEHKKLTGCDPARILAFGDELARRKIKVVIRHVVVPGITDTVEECEALGRLIAPWHNVVGLEMLPYHTMGVVKYEQLGIPYKLEGVPQMDTARMPELRNAVMTGMKKRRAELKNAIG; from the coding sequence ATGGCTGAGATGACGCTCGAGGGTGTGGACGCTCGTCCCGAGGACTCTGCGTTTGCCCTGGGCCGCGTACATTCGATTGAGACGATGGGAACGGTCGATGGACCCGGCATCCGCTTTGTGGTGTTTGTTCAGGGCTGCCCCATGCGCTGTGCGTATTGCCACAACCCCGATACCTGGTCGGTTAGCGGCGGCACCATGGTGACCGTCGAGCACCTGATGGACGAGTTCCAGAGCAACCATGAGTTTTACCGCAGCGGCGGTATTACGGTGTCCGGCGGCGAGCCGCTCTTGCAGCCCGCGTTTTTAGCCGACCTGTTCCGTGCAATGCACAACAACCCCGATGGCCGCGTGCATACCTGCCTCGACAGCTGCGGCTATGCGTTTGACCCCAACCATCCCGAGAAGTTCGATACTGTTCTCAACGAGACCGACATGGTGCTGCTCGACATCAAGCATGCCGATCCCGTTGAGCATAAAAAGCTGACCGGTTGCGATCCCGCACGCATTCTGGCGTTTGGTGATGAGCTTGCCCGTCGCAAGATTAAGGTCGTTATCCGCCACGTGGTGGTGCCCGGCATTACCGATACGGTTGAGGAGTGCGAGGCGCTCGGCCGCCTCATCGCTCCATGGCACAACGTGGTGGGCCTGGAAATGCTGCCGTATCACACGATGGGTGTCGTCAAGTACGAGCAATTGGGCATTCCCTATAAGCTCGAGGGCGTTCCACAGATGGATACCGCGCGCATGCCCGAGCTGCGCAACGCCGTCATGACGGGCATGAAAAAGCGTCGCGCGGAACTCAAAAACGCTATCGGCTAG
- a CDS encoding DegV family EDD domain-containing protein codes for MGKYVIVVESGSDVTPELCERYGIVRVPMHVTIGDETVEDGSIDPLEIYSRCNEFGVMPKTSGCAPADFAHVYDRIHAEQPDATILHLAYSEATTCSHQSSKIAAKGRDYVYSMDTRFVSVGQSLVAVETAKYIEAHPDATVDEIFAFTNSVMDRVLLGFVPTDLAFLKAGGRLSNVAFLGAHLLKIKPCIEVTGGKFVATKKFRGSMLKCARAFIDHMVAKGEIDYSHIGLAYSVGLSQELRDDMEVYAHDLGFKDVTWTQVGGVISSHCGPTAFGAVLTLKA; via the coding sequence ATGGGCAAGTACGTAATCGTGGTTGAGTCTGGTTCGGATGTGACGCCGGAGCTCTGCGAACGCTACGGTATCGTGCGCGTACCTATGCATGTCACGATTGGTGACGAGACCGTCGAGGACGGCTCGATCGATCCGCTCGAGATTTATTCGCGCTGCAACGAGTTTGGCGTGATGCCCAAGACCAGCGGCTGCGCGCCGGCAGATTTTGCGCACGTGTACGATCGCATCCATGCCGAGCAGCCCGATGCGACTATTCTGCACCTTGCGTATTCCGAGGCCACGACCTGCTCACACCAGTCTTCTAAGATTGCCGCCAAGGGTCGCGACTACGTCTACTCCATGGACACGCGTTTTGTCTCGGTGGGCCAGTCGCTTGTTGCCGTCGAGACCGCCAAATACATCGAGGCTCACCCCGATGCCACCGTCGACGAAATCTTTGCATTTACGAATTCCGTCATGGACCGTGTGCTGCTGGGCTTTGTTCCTACCGACCTAGCCTTCCTTAAGGCGGGCGGTCGTCTATCCAACGTGGCATTCCTCGGTGCCCATCTGCTCAAGATTAAGCCCTGCATTGAGGTAACGGGCGGCAAGTTCGTGGCAACCAAGAAGTTCCGCGGCTCTATGCTCAAGTGCGCCCGCGCCTTTATTGACCACATGGTTGCGAAGGGCGAGATTGACTACTCGCATATTGGCCTGGCGTATTCGGTAGGCCTTTCCCAGGAGCTGCGCGACGACATGGAAGTCTATGCGCACGACCTGGGCTTTAAGGACGTTACCTGGACTCAGGTCGGCGGTGTCATCTCGAGCCATTGCGGCCCGACCGCCTTCGGTGCGGTGCTCACGCTTAAGGCGTAA